The following proteins come from a genomic window of Saccharomyces mikatae IFO 1815 strain IFO1815 genome assembly, chromosome: 7:
- the GSY1 gene encoding glycogen (starch) synthase GSY1 (similar to Saccharomyces cerevisiae GSY1 (YFR015C) and GSY2 (YLR258W); ancestral locus Anc_1.375), whose protein sequence is MARDLQNHLLFEVATEVANRVGGIYSVLKSKAPVTVAQYGDNYTLIGPLNKATYEGEVEKLDWEDESVFPDDLLGVQRTLMSMRQKGVNFVYGNWLIEGSPRVILFELDSVRHFLNEWKADLWSLVGIPSPEHDHETNDAILLGYVVVWFLGEVSKLDNSHAIIGHFHEWLAGVALPLCRKKRIDVVTIFTTHATLLGRYLCAAGDVDFYNNLQYFDVDQEAGKRGIYHRYCIERAAAHTADVFTTVSQITALEAEHLLKRKPDGILPNGLNVVKFQAVHEFQNLHALKKDKINDFIRGHFHGCFDFDLDNTVYFFIAGRYEYKNKGADMFIESLARLNYRLKVSGSKKTVVAFLIMPAKTNSFTVEALKSQAIVKSLENTVDEVTAAIGKRIFEHTMRYPHNGLESELPTNLDELLKGSEKVLLKKRVLALRRPQGELPPVVTHNMCDDANDPILNQIRHVRLFNDSSDRVKVIFHPEFLNANNPILGLDYDEFVRGCHLGVFPSYYEPWGYTPAECTVMGVPSITTNVSGFGAYMEDLIETDQAKDYGIYIVDRRFKSPDESVEQLADYMEEFVNKTRRQRINQRNRTERLSDLLDWKRMGLEYVKARQLGLRRAYPDQFKELVGETISDANMNTLAGGKKFKIARPLSVPGSPKVRSNSTVYMTPGDLGTLQDANNADDYFNLSMNGGIANDDDDDTSAYYEDN, encoded by the coding sequence ATGGCTCGTGACTTACAAAATCATTTACTATTCGAAGTAGCAACAGAAGTAGCCAACAGGGTTGGTGGCATTTACTCTGTCTTGAAGTCCAAGGCTCCAGTTACTGTGGCACAGTACGGAGACAACTATACCCTGATTGGGCCTTTGAACAAGGCAACATACGAAGGTGAGGTTGAAAAACTCGACTGGGAGGACGAAAGCGTCTTTCCTGATGATCTATTAGGAGTCCAGAGGACTTTGATGTCCATGCGCCAAAAGGGTGttaattttgtttatgGTAATTGGTTGATTGAAGGATCACCACGTGTCATTCTATTTGAACTGGATTCTGTGAGACACTTTTTGAACGAATGGAAAGCTGACCTATGGTCTCTTGTCGGGATCCCATCTCCTGAGCACGATCACGAAACAAACGATGCGATATTGTTGGGTTACGTTGTTGTGTGGTTCTTGGGAGAAGTATCAAAACTGGACAATAGCCATGCCATCATTGGTCATTTCCATGAATGGCTGGCTGGTGTAGCTTTGCCATTGtgtagaaagaaaagaattgacGTTGTAACGATCTTCACCACACACGCTACTTTATTGGGGAGATACTTGTGCGCCGCTGGTGACGTAGATTTTTATAACAATTTGCAATATTTTGATGTGGACCAAGAAGCTGGTAAAAGGGGAATTTACCATAGGTATTGCATTGAACGTGCGGCAGCTCATACAGCGGACGTTTTCACCACTGTGTCGCAGATCACTGCATTGGAAGCGGAGCATTTACTGAAGAGGAAACCTGACGGAATATTGCCCAATGGGCTGAACGTCGTCAAATTCCAAGCCGTTCATGAATTCCAAAACCTGCATGCcttgaaaaaagacaaaattaATGATTTTATTAGAGGTCATTTCCATGGCTGTTTTGATTTCGATCTAGACAACACCGTTTACTTCTTTATCGCTGGTAGATATGAATACAAAAACAAAGGTGCTGACATGTTCATTGAATCATTAGCCCGTCTCAATTATAGGTTGAAAGTTTCTGGGTCCAAGAAGACTGTGGTAGCATTTTTGATTATGCCAGCCAAGACTAATTCCTTCACCGTAGAGGCATTAAAGAGCCAAGCCATTGTGAAATCCCTGGAGAATACCGTTGATGAGGTCACTGCAGCCattggaaaaagaattttCGAGCATACAATGAGATACCCTCACAACGGTCTGGAATCGGAGTTGCCCACTAATTTGGATGAACTGTTGAAAGGTTCAGAGAAAGTcctgttgaaaaaaagggtCTTGGCATTAAGGAGACCTCAGGGAGAATTACCTCCAGTAGTCACACATAACATGTGCGATGATGCTAACGATCCAATACTAAATCAAATCAGACATGTCAGATTATTTAACGATTCTAGCGACCGTGTCAAAGTGATTTTCCATCCTGAATTTCTGAACGCCAATAATCCCATTCTTGGATTGGATTATGACGAATTTGTTCGTGGTTGTCATTTGGGTGTCTTCCCTTCCTATTATGAGCCATGGGGGTACACTCCTGCTGAATGTACCGTTATGGGTGTTCCATCAATCACAACAAACGTTTCAGGGTTTGGTGCCTATATGGAAGACCTGATTGAAACCGACCAAGCGAAAGACTATGGTATTTATATCGTAGACCGTCGTTTCAAGAGCCCTGATGAATCTGTGGAACAATTAGCTGACTACATGGAAGAGTTTGTTAATAAGACTAGAAGGCAAAGAATAAACCAAAGAAACAGAACCGAAAGATTGTCTGATTTATTAGACTGGAAGAGAATGGGGTTGGAGTACGTCAAGGCTAGACAATTGGGACTTCGTAGAGCCTACCCAGACCAGTTCAAAGAATTGGTAGGCGAGACAATTAGCGACGCCAATATGAATACACTTGCCGGTGGcaagaaattcaagatTGCCAGACCTCTAAGTGTACCTGGATCTCCCAAGGTTAGATCCAATAGCACCGTTTACATGACACCGGGCGACTTGGGTACCCTCCAAGATGCTAATAATGCTGATGACTATTTCAACTTGAGCATGAATGGGGGCATCGCCAATGACGACGACGATGATACGTCTGCATACTACGAGGATAACTGA
- the UBP6 gene encoding ubiquitin-specific protease UBP6 (similar to Saccharomyces cerevisiae UBP6 (YFR010W); ancestral locus Anc_1.369) codes for MSGETFEFSIRHSGKVYPITLSTDATAGDLKGKVEELTQVPSARQKYMVKGGLSGEEAIKIASLIKPGSTVMLLGTPDANLISKPIKKNNFIEDLAPEQQVQQFAQLPVGFKNMGNTCYLNATLQALYRVNDLREMILNYNPSQGVSNNGVQDEETHKQIVIEMKRCFENLQNKSFKSVLPIVLLNTLRKCYPQFAERDPQGGFYKQQDAEELFTQLSHSMNVVFGDKFSEDFRIQFKTTIKDTANENDVTVKENESDSKLQCHISGTTNFMRNGLLEGLNEKIEKRSDLTGANSTYSIEKKISRLPKFLTVQYVRFFWKRSTNKKSKILRKVVFPFQLDVADMLTPEYAAEKIKVRDELRKVEKEKNEKEREIKRRKFDPSSSENIMTPKEQYETQVALNESEKDQWLEEYKKHFPPNLEKGENPSCVYNLIGVITHQGANSESGHYQAFIRDELDENKWYKFNDDKVSVVEKEKIESLAGGGESDSALILMYKGFGL; via the coding sequence ATGAGCGgagaaacttttgaatttagtATCAGGCATTCTGGTAAAGTTTACCCAATAACACTTTCCACTGATGCTACTGCGGGCGATTTGAAAGGTAAAGTAGAGGAATTGACGCAAGTTCCAAGTGCCCGTCAAAAATATATGGTTAAAGGCGGTTTATCCGGTGAAGAGGCCATTAAGATTGCCTCCTTGATTAAACCAGGATCAACAGTTATGCTATTGGGGACTCCAGATGCTAACCTAATCTCTAAAccaataaagaagaacaatttcattgaagatCTTGCGCCTGAGCAACAAGTTCAACAATTTGCTCAGTTACCTGTTGGTTTCAAGAATATGGGCAATACCTGTTACTTGAATGCTACATTACAAGCGCTATACAGAGTTAACGATTTAAGGGAAATGATTCTTAATTATAACCCTTCCCAAGGGGTCTCTAACAATGGGGTgcaagatgaagaaacacATAAACAAATTGTTATTGAAATGAAACGTTGCTTTGAGAACTTACAAAATAAGAGTTTCAAAAGTGTTTTGCCCATTGTGTTATTAAACACTTTAAGAAAATGTTACCCACAATTTGCTGAACGTGATCCACAAGGTGGGTTCTATAAACAACAAGACGCTGAAGAACTGTTTACACAACTATCTCACAGTATGAATGTTGTTTTTGGTGACAAATTTTCCGAAGATTTTAGAATTCAGTTCAAAACTACCATCAAAGATACAGCTAATGAAAACGATGTTACtgtgaaagaaaatgaaagtgATTCTAAATTGCAATGCCATATTTCCGGTACTACAAATTTCATGAGAAATGGGCTTCTGGAAGGCTTAAATGAGAAAATCGAAAAAAGATCCGATTTAACCGGCGCCAATTCCACCTATAGTatcgaaaagaaaatatcaagatTGCCAAAGTTCTTGACCGTTCAATACgttagatttttttggaagAGATCTACCAataagaaatcaaagattttgCGTAAGGTAGTCTTTCCATTTCAGTTGGATGTAGCAGACATGCTTACGCCAGAATATGCAGCggaaaagataaaagtTCGTGATGAGCTAAGAAAAGTcgaaaaggagaaaaatgaaaaggaaagagagATCAAGAGGCGTAAATTTGATCCATCTTCCAGCGAGAATATCATGACaccaaaagaacaatacGAGACACAAGTGGCTCTTAACGAGAGTGAAAAAGACCAATGGCTGGAAGAGTATAAAAAACATTTTCCTCCAAACTTGGAAAAAGGTGAAAACCCATCTTGTGTTTATAACTTAATCGGTGTCATTACACATCAAGGCGCCAATTCTGAGTCTGGGCATTATCAAGCTTTTATAAGGGACGAATTGGACGAGAATAAATGGTACAAATTTAACGATGATAAAGTTAGTGttgttgaaaaggaaaaaatcgAATCTTTAGCCGGTGGGGGTGAAAGTGATAGTGCATTGATCTTAATGTATAAGGGCTTTGGCCTGTAA
- the SMKI07G2740 gene encoding SUR7/PalI family protein (similar to Saccharomyces cerevisiae DCV1 (YFR012W) and YOL019W; ancestral locus Anc_1.371), translated as MFNTKLNLLTISFLQLISFSGFLLCSLSSPIIKSWGLARVGGMYYGAFGYCQEADVFFCSPVHLLYNASKVGLSDSSFERWWLNPKSRDTVGKLLISIPIATCFTLICSILPFVSFFLYPPGGTKVPLIILNVTLHTLSFLSTVFACIIILLQFHPFTTWCGWLTIPCSFCSFLACILSLLGCIHQYNQTAIIEKEASIENLDSILKLYGMSQTPSALSDKSSQATKSTVLSPSSKSVYLSTSFSNNLQRTLDPNQDELPPEIIPSVKKATSVNFFIPNLHGAPMFSDRSKSNQKTLSIHEIDIANLFVKQEDREMPVKKKIENVLYYEDITSPSQHNHNSPWLFGVHTTQLANDFKVYSQKDHCPTAPPKYQLCQIAHYGNQDNVGQNSTPYNSQRKLVGHNLNHDHNSHSVRGINEQSHQTLPEAYNTQNMLPIKYKPAYKQRIHHEKGNPQPAYTFH; from the coding sequence ATGTTTAATACTAAGCTGAATCTGTtgacaatttcttttctacaATTAATCTCTTTTTCTGGATTCTTGCTATGCTCTTTGAGCTCTCCTATAATAAAAAGTTGGGGACTGGCTCGAGTTGGTGGGATGTATTACGGTGCGTTTGGTTACTGTCAAGAGGCAgatgtttttttctgctCTCCAGTACATTTGTTGTATAATGCTTCAAAAGTAGGATTATCTGACTCTTCCTTCGAGCGATGGTGGCTGAATCCCAAGTCAAGAGACACAGTAGGGAaacttttgatttcaataCCGATAGCTACTTGCTTCACCCTTATCTGTTCTATACTTCCctttgtttccttttttctctaCCCGCCAGGAGGAACTAAAGTCCCACTTATTATTTTAAATGTGACTTTACACACATTGTCATTCTTGTCGACTGTATTTGCATGCATCATCATTTTATTGCAATTTCATCCCTTTACAACATGGTGTGGCTGGCTAACTATTCCTTGCTCTTTCTGCTCCTTCCTGGCGTGCATTTTGTCACTTTTGGGTTGCATACACCAATATAACCAAACAGCcatcattgaaaaagaagctaGCATCGAGAACTTAGATAGTATCCTCAAATTGTACGGAATGAGTCAAACACCAAGTGCTCTTAGTGATAAATCCTCGCAAGCAACCAAAAGTACGGTCCTTTCTCCCTCTAGCAAATCCGTTTATCTTAGTacaagtttttcaaataactTACAAAGAACCCTAGATCCTAATCAAGATGAACTACCTCCTGAAATCATTCCTTCAGTGAAAAAAGCCACTTCAGtcaacttttttattccaAATTTGCATGGTGCCCCAATGTTTAGTGACAGAAGTAAGTCAAACCAAAAAACATTATCTATTCATGAGATAGACATTGCTAATTTATTTGTAAAACAAGAGGATAGAGAGATGCctgttaaaaaaaaaatagaaaatgtTCTCTATTACGAGGACATCACAAGCCCTTCACAACACAACCACAACTCCCCTTGGTTATTTGGCGTGCATACTACTCAATTAGCTAATGATTTTAAGGTATATTCACAAAAAGATCATTGCCCGACAGCACCTCCCAAATATCAACTATGTCAAATAGCTCATTATGGGAATCAAGACAATGTTGGTCAAAATTCTACTCCTTATAATTCGCAAAGGAAATTGGTTGGACACAATCTCAATCATGACCACAACTCGCATAGTGTTCGCGGTATCAATGAACAATCACACCAAACGCTACCAGAAGCGTACAATACACAAAACATGCTACCCATAAAATATAAACCTGCCTATAAACAGCGGATTCATCATGAAAAGGGAAATCCACAGCCAGCCTACACTTTCCACTGA
- the CMK1 gene encoding calmodulin-dependent protein kinase CMK1 (similar to Saccharomyces cerevisiae CMK1 (YFR014C) and CMK2 (YOL016C); ancestral locus Anc_1.374) translates to MDNKILEEKDSSQQSVEDSEGRMTHVQPASYVNKKNYVFGKTLGAGTFGVVRQARNTETGEDVAVKILIKKALKGNKIQLEALYDELDILQRLHHPNIVAFKDWFESKDKFYIITQLAKGGELFDRILKKGKFTEVDAVRILVEILSAVKYMHSQNIVHRDLKPENLLYIDKSDESPLVVADFGIAKRLKSDEELIYKPAGSLGYVAPEVLTQDGHGKPCDIWSLGVITYTLLCGYSAFKAERVQDFLDECTTGEYPVRFHRPYWDSVSDKAKQFILKALNLDPSKRPTAAQLLEDPWIICTELKTHNLLPSLKEGLDARQKFRNSVERVRLNMKIQKLRDLYLEQTESDSDFDEGSHSNGSTPLLKSVDTSQPSKKPSEKEQSKLKSELTSKAFAQLVNTVIAEKEKFLNINRICSSDSNIAENNKNISNDAETTPNGKDTKTDE, encoded by the coding sequence ATggataataaaattttagAAGAGAAGGATTCCTCACAGCAATCAGTTGAGGATTCTGAAGGTAGAATGACACACGTTCAGCCTGCTTCGTATGTgaataaaaagaattaCGTTTTCGGAAAGACGTTAGGTGCTGGTACATTTGGTGTAGTAAGGCAGGCTAGAAATACTGAAACAGGAGAAGATGTTGCCGTCAAAATCCTGATTAAGAAAGCGCTAAAGGGAAACAAAATCCAATTAGAAGCTTTATACGACGAGTTAGATATTTTACAGAGATTACATCATCCAAACATAGTAGCCTTTAAGGATTGGTTTGAATCAAAAGATAAGTTTTACATTATCACGCAATTGGCCAAAGGTGGCGAGTTGTTCGATaggattttgaaaaagggtAAGTTCACTGAGGTGGATGCAGTAAGGATTTTGGTTGAGATTTTAAGCGCTGTCAAGTATATGCACTCCCAGAATATTGTTCATCGAGATTTAAAACCGGAAAATTTATTGTATATAGATAAAAGTGACGAATCTCCGCTAGTAGTCGCTGATTTTGGTATCGCCAAAAGATTAAAAAGCGATGAAGAACTCATCTACAAACCAGCAGGTTCGTTAGGTTACGTAGCTCCTGAAGTGCTAACTCAAGATGGTCATGGTAAACCTTGTGATATTTGGTCATTAGGTGTGATCACATATACATTGCTTTGCGGTTACTCGGCTTTTAAAGCTGAAAGGGTTCAGGATTTCCTTGACGAATGCACAACTGGTGAATACCCAGTGAGATTCCATAGGCCTTATTGGGATTCCGTTTCCGACAAAGCTAAGCAATTTATCTTGAAGGCTCTTAACCTAGATCCTTCAAAGCGGCCGACCGCCGCACAACTATTAGAAGATCCGTGGATTATTTGCACTGAATTGAAGACGCATAATTTATTGCCTAGTTTAAAGGAGGGATTAGATGCTCGTCAAAAATTCCGCAATTCGGTTGAAAGAGTCAGGTTAAATATGAAGATTCAAAAGTTAAGAGATTTGTATCTTGAACAGACAGAAAGTGATTCAGACTTTGATGAGGGTAGCCATTCAAACGGTTCTACCCCTTTGTTGAAATCAGTTGATACCAGTCAACCATCAAAGAAGCCCTCAGAGAAAGAACAATCCAAATTAAAATCCGAGTTGACTAGCAAAGCTTTTGCACAATTGGTTAATACAGTGATTgcagaaaaggaaaaatttcTAAATATTAACAGGATTTGCAGTTCTGATAGCAATATCGCTgagaataataaaaatatctcAAATGATGCTGAGACAACACCAAACGGGAAGGATACCAAAACAGATGAATGA
- the MIC19 gene encoding Mic19p (similar to Saccharomyces cerevisiae AIM13 (YFR011C); ancestral locus Anc_1.370) has product MGSNTSKVGAGAEQQQVYTPLTQIDFSQSLVSQLDSSKESDYVTKQNAEKFIEKKVSQRLSDLEVETLKKFENTLNNSLLTDDDKDVVGGVSSSSLNDQIESLNKKITLFDQLELQKLEKYGGAKGKCDDKNDKGNVSIKAKLTECLLANKGKPLNCYEEMEEFKKLVIG; this is encoded by the coding sequence ATGGGTTCAAATACTTCTAAAGTGGGTGCTGGTGCCGAACAACAACAAGTATACACTCCGCTAACACAGATCGACTTTTCACAGTCCTTAGTTTCTCAATTGGATTCATCGAAGGAATCAGACTATGTCACCAAGCAAAATGCGGAAAAgttcattgaaaagaaggttTCCCAAAGACTTTCTGACCTGGAAGTAGAAACGTTGAAAAAGTTCGAAAACACTTTGAATAATTCACTATTAACGGACGATGATAAGGATGTCGTTGGTGGGGTATCATCAAGTTCATTAAATGATCAGATCGAGTccttgaacaaaaaaataacctTATTTGATCAGTTAGAGTTACAGAAGCTGGAAAAATACGGTGGCGCCAAAGGTAAATGTGATGACAAGAACGACAAAGGAAATGTTTCTATTAAGGCAAAATTGACTGAGTGTCTTTTGGCCAATAAGGGTAAACCATTGAATTGTTATgaagaaatggaagaatTTAAGAAACTCGTAATTGGATGA
- the IOC3 gene encoding Ioc3p (similar to Saccharomyces cerevisiae IOC3 (YFR013W) and ESC8 (YOL017W); ancestral locus Anc_1.373), with the protein MDSPSNSIQNLQQEAQGSSSTQFVGHDQDRPPAANSSQTEQNNNVSQSADNLRRSRRVPKPRTSIYDEYEEELKERANKPKKKRPLPTKKKPSSTPNAKSNHKVEKKKVTTVAKDGKPTSKANDKKVVPKPKPAHEQVEPTLVPSNWTSAIPLLTSDFKNQYSVISRLKNPNMKPVPYAGDIIKLMAFINKFSSFFHPDLQNLSFQDFEVGLDLYPGDPKGNAAGIAKGPDDTSLLLYPDFMAIKDIVHCQDKMNLLFLALLDLTFTENFDSKSAKKNGPLTTWENLKSSSKKIFSSSIYRLRLVAHEWGYPQEWRQKLPSDQDISKPRTALFDQDEQLPVVDPSHPEILTPNIYTWNTNEPLPLESDPLQNREMDKNGILALKPMDRVILLRVLVDWCASHSPAIHNEIYKLSHGKKDPVFGIHTQQVPRYAIEGVENTMNQFKKLCSLVQSRYEIRSKKKHFIKQLREGRKPDLSRKLEILKEVKTDLKNTAKSEKDELLFSLYDKWVPLFEGELPDQPLANPFSERLYKLRLQEFFLGRVPHVGDFYMPRLHSYGESLEMSTFTDLRSLQALLSKFKNNEYNAFTLFENDGQSMSAQFKLFYHDTPSLAHDVAQGKNTSGKVYWYELCHDSTTLLEFLNFLDYKIAKPQDEKKEGNEKEKETSNDEAQTLEQRPAVTTDSNPSINTNPLPKDAKYNTARKKLQILKEFLSDYYFILRQLEQVKVQFADMKPGKRQLRRIQRETVNYNTEYDSEEYVDDEEEDEEIDVYDEDDDDDDEKNSSSNDGRAKRQRT; encoded by the coding sequence ATGGATTCCCCATCCAATTCTATTCAAAACTTGCAGCAAGAAGCCCAAGGCAGCTCTTCCACACAGTTTGTTGGCCATGATCAAGATCGCCCACCAGCGGCGAATTCTTCACAAACTGAACAGAACAACAACGTTTCTCAATCGGCTGATAATTTAAGAAGATCAAGACGTGTTCCTAAACCAAGAACTAGCATATATGATGAGTATGAGGAAGAGCTAAAGGAAAGGGCGAATAAAcccaagaagaagagaccTCTTCCTACTAAGAAAAAACCGTCTTCCACTCCAAATGCTAAATCAAATCATAAagtagagaaaaaaaaggtcaCTACAGTTGCCAAAGATGGAAAACCCACATCGAAGGCCAATGACAAAAAAGTGGTGCCGAAACCTAAACCTGCCCATGAACAGGTAGAACCCACGTTGGTTCCTAGCAATTGGACTTCAGCAATACCTTTGCTTACTTCAGATTTTAAAAACCAGTACAGTGTTATATCTAGATTAAAAAACCCTAACATGAAACCTGTACCTTATGCCGGTGATATTATTAAGTTGATGGCATTCATAAACAAGTTTAGTTCATTTTTCCATCCTGATCTACAAAACCTTTCTTTCCAAGATTTTGAAGTTGGTTTGGATTTATATCCTGGCGACCCTAAAGGGAATGCTGCGGGTATCGCGAAGGGCCCTGATGACACATCCTTGTTATTATATCCTGATTTTATGGCCATCAAGGATATCGTTCATTGCCAAGATAAAATGAATCTTTTGTTCCTAGCCTTGTTAGATTTAACATTTACTGAGAATTTTGATAGTAAAAGTGCCAAAAAGAACGGCCCATTGACTACTTGGGAAAATCTGAAATCGTCAtccaagaaaatattttctagTTCTATTTATCGATTAAGGCTCGTGGCCCATGAATGGGGGTATCCACAAGAATGGCGGCAAAAGCTTCCTAGCGACCAAGATATTTCCAAACCGAGAACAGCCCTTTTTGATCAAGATGAACAATTACCTGTGGTGGATCCAAGTCATCCAGAAATTTTAACACCGAACATATACACATGGAATACAAATGAACCACTTCCCTTAGAATCAGACCCCTTACAAAATCGAGAAATGGACAAAAATGGTATTTTGGCACTTAAACCGATGGATCGTGTTATTTTGCTGAGGGTGTTGGTTGACTGGTGCGCTTCTCACTCACCGGCTATCCATAATGAAATATACAAATTATCTCATGGTAAAAAAGATCCCGTTTTTGGTATTCATACACAGCAGGTTCCTAGATATGCAATCGAAGGAGTAGAGAATACGATGAATCAGTTCAAAAAACTGTGCTCATTGGTTCAATCAAGGTATGAAATCAGAAGCAAGAAGAAGCATTTTATCAAACAACTGAGAGAGGGTAGAAAACCAGATTTATCAAGAAAGCTAGAAATCTTGAAGGAAGTCAAAACCGATCTGAAAAACACAGCCAAATCAGAGAAGGATGAACTTTTATTCTCACTGTACGACAAATGGGTTCCCTTATTTGAAGGGGAATTGCCCGATCAACCATTGGCCAATCCCTTTTCCGAAAGACTTTATAAATTACGATTACAAGAGTTCTTTCTTGGTAGAGTTCCCCATGTAGGTGACTTCTATATGCCAAGGTTACATAGCTACGGCGAATCACTCGAAATGAGTACTTTTACTGATCTAAGAAGTTTACAGGCATTGCTATCaaagtttaaaaataatgagTACAACGCTTTTACACtgtttgaaaatgatggaCAATCAATGAGTGCTCAATTTAAATTGTTCTACCATGACACACCATCGTTAGCGCATGATGTTGCACAGGGCAAAAATACGTCGGGGAAGGTATACTGGTATGAATTATGTCACGACTCAACAACACTGCTGGAGttcttgaactttttgGACTACAAAATCGCTAAACCTCAAGATGAGAAGAAGGAgggaaatgaaaaagaaaaagaaacatcGAATGACGAAGCGCAAACATTGGAGCAGAGACCTGCTGTCACCACTGATTCAAACCCTTCCATTAACACAAACCCACTGCCTAAAGACGCAAAATATAATACTGCGAGAAAGAAGTTACAAATATTAAAGGAGTTTTTATCTGATTACTACTTCATTCTTCGTCAGCTAGAACAAGTGAAAGTCCAATTTGCAGACATGAAGCCAGGAAAGAGACAACTGAGAAGAATACAGCGAGAAACTGTAAACTATAACACAGAATATGATAGTGAAGAATATGtcgatgatgaagaagaggatgagGAAATTGATGTTtatgatgaggatgatgatgatgacgacgaAAAGAATTCCTCCTCGAACGATGGTAGAGCTAAAAGACAGCGTACCTAG